A window from Dehalococcoidia bacterium encodes these proteins:
- a CDS encoding CaiB/BaiF CoA-transferase family protein: MSELNSNNESQLPLAPYRVLDLTDEKGMFCGRILGDLGAEVIKVEEPGGDQSRNIGPFYHDIPHPEKSLPWFAYNANKKGITLNLRSSDGREIFKRLAKTADFVIESFAPGYLDNLELGYPTLSQVNPRIILVSITPFGQSGPYKDYKASDIVSVAMGGLMYVTGDPDRPPVRVSVEQSHLHAGAQAAIGSLLALHHRTLTGEGQIVDVSIQESMIPAIPELLSHWEFGQRKVPRSGPYVFRGEAWQRATWPCKDGQIGMRILTGVYAKAIIPLVEWMDEEGMAGNLKQVKWEEIDVGQLTQEEYDSWEDQFMKFFLRHTKEDLYREAVKRGIHLLPAYAPDELLTDRQLLSRNFWVDVEHPELGANITYPGPAARLSATPLGIRRHSPLIGEHNQDIYGELGISAKELVTLKESGII; this comes from the coding sequence GTGAGCGAACTGAACAGCAACAACGAAAGCCAATTGCCTCTGGCTCCTTATCGGGTGCTGGATTTGACCGACGAAAAAGGGATGTTTTGCGGCCGTATCCTTGGTGACCTGGGAGCAGAGGTGATAAAGGTGGAAGAACCCGGTGGGGACCAGAGCCGGAATATTGGGCCTTTCTATCATGATATCCCCCACCCGGAGAAAAGCTTGCCCTGGTTTGCTTACAACGCTAACAAAAAGGGAATAACCCTCAACCTCCGTTCTTCAGACGGAAGAGAGATATTCAAGAGACTGGCCAAGACTGCTGATTTCGTGATCGAATCGTTTGCGCCGGGGTATTTAGACAACCTGGAGTTGGGTTATCCCACGTTGAGCCAAGTGAATCCTCGTATCATTCTGGTATCAATCACCCCTTTTGGTCAGTCCGGTCCCTATAAGGATTACAAAGCTTCAGATATCGTCTCTGTGGCCATGGGCGGACTGATGTATGTAACCGGCGATCCTGATCGTCCGCCGGTGAGGGTGAGCGTGGAGCAATCGCATCTCCATGCCGGGGCTCAGGCAGCCATAGGATCTCTTCTAGCTCTTCACCACCGCACGTTGACTGGAGAAGGCCAGATAGTGGATGTGTCCATACAGGAATCAATGATCCCGGCGATCCCGGAGCTGCTCTCTCACTGGGAGTTCGGTCAACGCAAAGTCCCCAGGTCAGGCCCGTATGTATTCCGGGGAGAGGCATGGCAGCGAGCTACCTGGCCCTGCAAGGACGGTCAGATCGGAATGAGGATATTGACTGGCGTCTATGCCAAGGCCATCATCCCGCTGGTGGAATGGATGGATGAGGAGGGGATGGCCGGCAACCTGAAGCAAGTGAAATGGGAAGAGATCGACGTTGGCCAGTTGACCCAGGAGGAATATGACTCTTGGGAAGATCAGTTTATGAAATTCTTTCTCCGGCATACCAAAGAGGATCTCTATCGGGAGGCGGTAAAAAGGGGCATTCACCTTTTGCCGGCCTATGCGCCGGACGAGCTGTTGACCGATAGGCAACTGCTTTCCAGAAACTTCTGGGTGGACGTGGAGCATCCGGAATTAGGCGCTAATATCACCTATCCGGGTCCAGCCGCACGTCTGAGCGCTACGCCACTGGGTATCCGGAGGCATTCCCCTCTGATTGGAGAACACAATCAGGATATATATGGGGAATTGGGGATATCGGCTAAGGAACTTGTCACGCTGAAGGAATCGGGCATCATATGA
- a CDS encoding type III pantothenate kinase, whose amino-acid sequence MLMAFDVGNTNIDIGVFKGEELFTKWDLATDVYRTSDEYGVILMSLLAQQGLKPSNINHAIICTVTPPLVTILKEMLQRYFHISPLMVEAGIKTGVNILIDNPREVGPDRIANAVAGHHFYGGPLIIIDSGTATTFNVLSKKGDYLGGAIAPGIRIAMEALFQRTARLPRMDLARPKSVIGKDTISAMQSGVLFGYVALIEGMVVRIQQELGTKTKVIATGGYAELLAKEASVIEKVDPYLTLVGLRIIHELNSGQKHV is encoded by the coding sequence ATGCTGATGGCCTTCGACGTCGGAAATACCAACATTGACATCGGGGTATTTAAGGGAGAAGAGCTCTTCACCAAGTGGGACCTGGCAACCGATGTTTACCGGACTTCAGATGAATATGGCGTCATCCTGATGAGTTTACTGGCACAACAGGGATTGAAGCCTTCCAACATCAATCATGCCATTATCTGCACCGTGACTCCCCCTCTGGTGACCATTCTCAAGGAAATGCTCCAGCGGTATTTTCACATCTCGCCGCTGATGGTAGAAGCGGGAATCAAAACAGGCGTCAATATTTTGATCGATAACCCTCGCGAGGTCGGACCTGACCGAATCGCCAACGCCGTGGCCGGACACCATTTTTATGGCGGTCCGCTGATCATCATCGATTCCGGAACAGCCACCACCTTTAATGTGCTCTCAAAGAAAGGCGACTATCTGGGAGGAGCTATAGCGCCGGGCATCAGAATCGCCATGGAGGCACTCTTCCAGCGAACCGCCCGGCTTCCCCGCATGGACCTGGCCCGCCCCAAGAGCGTCATCGGGAAAGACACCATCTCCGCCATGCAATCAGGGGTTCTCTTTGGATATGTGGCGCTTATCGAAGGCATGGTGGTCCGGATCCAACAGGAACTGGGCACAAAAACCAAGGTGATCGCCACCGGCGGATACGCCGAGCTGCTGGCAAAAGAGGCCAGCGTCATTGAAAAGGTCGACCCTTATTTGACGCTGGTCGGGCTGAGGATCATTCACGAACTCAACTCCGGACAGAAGCATGTTTGA
- the coaBC gene encoding bifunctional phosphopantothenoylcysteine decarboxylase/phosphopantothenate--cysteine ligase CoaBC: MFEGKNILLGVTGSIAVYKAVDLASKLVQAGLTVDVIMTEPAAQFVTPLSFRSITHRQVHTDMWAPVAEFNVKHVALADRADLVVIAPATANTIAKLAHGLADDLLSCTILSTRAPILLAPAMDVGMYTNAITQQNLETLQKRGCTIVGPGSGRLASGLEGPGRLVEVPEILAAIYQSLGRSGDLAGKRIVISAGGTQEPIDPVRFISNYSSGKMGYAIAEAARNRGALVTLVSASTTAPPPLGVELVKVQTAAQMRDAVVKASAEADVLIMAAAVADYRPANIAEGKIKRKAAKLTLQLEKTPDILSEVKGKLLKVGFAAESSDLLKNASAKLKKKGLDFIVANDITASDAGFAVDTNRVTIIDRNGKSEELPLMLKSEVAHKILDRVAAKLKRKSA; this comes from the coding sequence ATGTTTGAAGGCAAGAATATCCTCCTGGGAGTGACCGGCAGTATTGCGGTTTATAAGGCCGTCGATCTGGCCAGCAAGCTCGTTCAAGCGGGCCTCACGGTCGATGTGATCATGACCGAGCCCGCCGCTCAATTCGTCACGCCATTATCTTTCCGCAGCATCACGCATCGCCAAGTTCACACCGACATGTGGGCGCCGGTCGCCGAGTTCAACGTCAAGCATGTAGCGCTGGCAGACCGGGCCGATCTGGTGGTAATTGCCCCAGCCACTGCCAACACCATCGCCAAGCTGGCCCATGGCCTTGCCGACGATCTGCTGAGCTGCACCATTCTATCCACCAGGGCTCCCATCCTTCTGGCTCCAGCGATGGACGTCGGAATGTACACCAACGCAATCACCCAGCAAAACCTGGAAACGCTCCAAAAGCGGGGCTGCACCATCGTTGGGCCAGGCAGCGGTCGGCTTGCATCAGGACTGGAAGGTCCGGGAAGGCTGGTGGAAGTGCCTGAGATTCTGGCAGCCATTTACCAGAGCCTCGGCCGATCCGGCGACCTGGCAGGCAAACGAATCGTCATCAGCGCCGGAGGAACTCAGGAGCCCATTGATCCGGTGCGCTTCATCAGCAATTACTCTTCCGGCAAGATGGGCTATGCCATCGCAGAGGCGGCTCGGAATCGCGGGGCGCTGGTAACGCTCGTCAGCGCTTCCACTACTGCGCCACCTCCCCTGGGTGTTGAGCTGGTGAAAGTCCAAACGGCAGCCCAGATGCGAGATGCCGTTGTCAAGGCAAGCGCGGAAGCCGATGTTCTGATTATGGCTGCTGCGGTGGCCGACTATCGCCCGGCGAATATCGCCGAGGGCAAAATCAAGCGCAAAGCCGCCAAGCTGACCCTTCAACTCGAAAAAACGCCCGATATCCTGAGCGAAGTCAAAGGCAAGCTGTTGAAAGTGGGCTTCGCTGCCGAAAGCTCTGATCTTCTCAAAAACGCCAGTGCCAAACTGAAAAAGAAGGGCCTTGATTTCATCGTGGCCAATGATATCACCGCCTCCGATGCCGGATTCGCTGTGGATACCAACCGAGTGACGATCATCGATCGGAATGGAAAGTCCGAAGAACTGCCGTTGATGCTCAAATCCGAAGTGGCCCACAAGATACTGGATCGAGTGGCGGCCAAGCTGAAACGAAAGTCAGCTTGA